In the Periophthalmus magnuspinnatus isolate fPerMag1 chromosome 11, fPerMag1.2.pri, whole genome shotgun sequence genome, gtttattctgTATTTCTCAGGGACCTTGTTCAAACACATGAATCCTACTGGAGAAAAGAGAAACTGTATCAGGTTCAGCTCCTGCCACTTTCCATCTGCCGTCCCGGGGCAGGTCCAGTCCCGGGGCAGGTCCAGTCCCGGGGCAGGTGCAGTCCCGGGGCAGGTGCAGTCCCGGGGCAGGTGCAGTCCCAGGGCAGGTGCAGTTCCGGGGCAGGTGCAGTCCCGGGGCAGGTGCAGTCCCGGGGCAGGTGCAGTCCTGGGGCAGGTGCAGTTCCGGGGGCAGGTGCCGTCCCGGGGCAGGTGCAGTTCCTCTTTAAGGTGTTTTTAAACACAGTATTCAGTATCAGTCTGTTCTGTGAAACTTTTACCCATGTTACATTTCCTcgcctgaagttgtatttggactgattcgtgTTTGAGTATAAATATGACATAACGGTCAGTTTGAgatcgaacccacaacctctttgCCAAACAgacgcccctctgctcctcctacaTCCTAATCACAGTTAATAATACTTAACTGAAGATAAACACTTAACCAAAGGCAAACCCGCTCTTGTTTCTGCTTCGCTTCGGGGGCGACTTCGGCTTAATAACGTCATAATTTCTTGTAAttgtattttcaaatatttatgaGCCAATTTCagcagcacaaaaacacattaacctTATACCAGGATGTGTGCGTTAGCAAACAGGAAAGAGGTAGTTCTGCTCAGTTTAGCCTGGTGTCTGTGGATTTAAACTGGAATCtgttcactttttcactttAGCCTTTTGTCTGTTCACTTTCTCCTGGCGTCGGGGGGTTTGTCGCACACGTGCCTTTTGAACATCATTTTCCGAGTGGTACACGTGCTCATTAGCTGATTACAACAGATTTATAGTTTTACGGCTCGTGCACCAGAGGAAATGAAACAAAGGCTGCTCTGtacatctgacctctgacctctgctaaTGATGCTGGTGTAATTAGGAGACTCACATGAGAACTGAAAAAGCatcaatatataaatatgaccTAAAGTGACCTCTGCGTGGATGAGACGCTCGtctgaaggttgatggttcaatcTTTGTGACTGATGCTCTCGActttggcaaaacacttcagCCTCTggtgaaaaacagagagagaatgtgagacggagcagagggaggagccaggacgGAACATCTAAAACAGTCTGAGCCTAAAGGAACGAGCAGATAAAGAGTGAGAgcacagagtgagacagagtgagaacacagagtgagacagagtgagaacaCAGAGTGAGAAcacagagtgatacagagtgagaacagagtgatacagagtgagAACACAGAGTGAGAACAGAGTGAGAAcacagagtgatacagagtgagAACAGAGTGAGAACACAGAGTGAGAACACAGAGTGATAGAGAGTGAGAGCACAGAGTGAGAACAGAGTGAGAAcacagagtgatacagagtgagAACAGAGTGAGAACACAGAGTGAGAACACAGAGTGATAGAGAGTGAGAGCACAGAGTGAGAACACAGTGAGAACAGTGAGAACACAGAGTGAGAacatagagtgatacagagtgagaacagagtgagaacacagagtgatacagagtgagAACACAGAGTGAGAACACAGAGTGAGaacagagtgatacagagtgagaacagagtgatacagagtgagaacacagagtgatacagagtgagAACACAGAGTGAGAAcacagagtgatacagagtgagaacagagtgagaacacagagtgatacagagtgagAACAGAGTGAGAACACAGAGTGAGAACACAGAGTGATAGAGAGTGAGAGCACAGAGTGAGAACACAGTGAGAACAGTGAGAACACAGAGTGAGAacatagagtgatacagagtgagaacagagtgagaacacagagtgatacagagtgagaacagagtgagaacacagagtgatacagagtgagAACAGAGTGAGAACAGAGTGAGAACACAGAGTGAGAAcacagagtgatacagagtaAGAACAGAGTGAGAAcacagagtgatacagagtgagAACAGAGTGAGAACACAGAGTGAGAACACAGAGTGAGAGCACAGAGTGAGAACACAGAGTGAGAAcacagagtgatacagagtaAGAACAGAGTGAGAACACAGAGTGAGAacacagagtgagacagagtgagaacaCAGAGTGAGAACAGAGTGAGAAcacagagtgatacagagtgagaacagagtgagaacacagagtgatacagagtgagAACAGAGTGAGAACACAGAGTGAGAACACAGAGTGAGAGCACAGAGTGAGAACACAGAGTGAGAGCACAGAGTGAGAACACAGTGAGAACAGTGAGAACACAGAGTGAGAacatagagtgatacagagtgagaagagagtgagaaCACAAAGTGAGAACACAGAGTGAGGacatagagtgatacagagtgagAACAGAGTGAGAGCACAGAGTGAGAACCCCGTGGGAAtacagagtgatacagagtaAGAATACAGAGTGAGAAcacagagtgatacagagtgagGCTGGTACCTGtgagttgttgtgttttgatcagtttCTAGTATCGTGACTTCAGTCTGAAAATGGTTTCAgttatgttctgtttttaaatcaTTGCACATTTCTCTGCTACAGAACTGAACCTTTGAGTTTTCtgctttttctgtttaaaataaaactgctcTGAAAAGTTCCTGCAGGACTGATCTAACTGACAACCAAACTTTTGAAAAGTGTGATTATTTTAAGGTGAGAATGTTTTGCGTCACTATCAGAGTCTGGACATTTTGGTACCAGCTCATCCTTTTGTGAATAACATACGAGAAAGAATATTGTAGTAACTCTCATTCAAAAATCGCTGTATACACGAGTAAAACTTCAGACAATTGTCAACATCTTCAGAAATCAAAACATGCTgatcaaaaatgaacaaaattatatattttatttatgaattttcTTTATCTGATTCACTAAAATACCTTCTTTTCCTGATTTCCCCGTGTCTAAACCAGTTCCACCCTGTGTTCTGTTCTGTACCTAGGCCTTGATCTTCTGCAGACGTCACAATCAAAGGCTTATTTTACTCCACGCTGCTTTTTCCACAGAGGATCCAAATCAGCTTTTTGTTTCTAGATCAAAGTCTGCGTCCCACCAGTCAAGACGCAAATGGAGTCTTAATTACAAACTTCACAGTTCTTATCTCAGCGTATGTCGTCTTTCTCCCCACGGCCCTCGCCTTTAACTCGCCTCcttctgtgttttgtctgttccGGGGTGAGCGCTCCTTAAAGTTTAATcttctgtgttttgtctgttccAGGGCGAGTGCTCCCAGAAGTGCCATAacatctttgtgctggagaCCGTTTGCGTCGGCTGGTTCTCTTTGGAGTTCTTGCTTCGCTTCATCCAAACCCAGAGCAAATGCATGTTTCTGAGGACGCCGCTGAACGTGATCGACGTGGTAGCCATCTTGCCGTACTACATCACGCTAATCGTAGACACTCTCTCGGTCGATGGTAAAAAGGGCAGTTCCGGCAACAACTACTTGGAGAAGGTGGGACTAGTTCTCCGAGTTCTCAGAGCGTTGAGGATCTTCTACGTCATGAGGTTGGCGCGGCACTCCTTGGGTCTCCAGACGCTCGGTTTGACGGTCCGACGCTGTACGAGGGAATTCGGACTGCTCCTGTTGTTTCTTTGCGTTGCCATGGCGCTGTTTGCTCCGCTGGTTTTCTTAGCCGAGAGTGAATTTGGCGCCAAGCAGGAGTTCACCAGCATCCCGGGAAGTTACTGGTGGGCTGTGATCTCCATGACAACGGTGGGATACGGAGACATGGTACCGAGGAGTATTCCAGGACAGGTGGTGGCGCTAAGCAGCATTTTGAGCGGTATCCTGCTGATGGCGTTCCCGGTTACGTCCATCTTTCACACGTTTTCGAGGTCATACGTGGAGTTGAGGGAGGAGCAGAATCGTGCACTGAGACAAAAGCCAGATTCTCAGGATTCGACCAAGTCTCAGAACAGTGAAGATTCACAAGAGACGGACAGTTACCACGGGATCATAGAGCCCCCAGTGGCTCACAGGAGGAAGTCCATCGCGGTCCTGAGAGCGGCAGAACTGAAACCTGGAACTTAGTGACGACAcgatgagagagacagaagtaGAACAGCTCAATTCAGCCTCACATCCACAGGTTCACGTCTGGAGTTTTCAAAGTCACGTGACCAATGTGTTTGACTGACTTGGCTTTAACATTTTAGCTTCTCACataagaaaaatattttgttttaatcaacAGACCAAATATTTCACTATGTCATTTAAGATTTGGTTTCATTTATACATGCCCTGGTTTCTCCCGactgataaaaatacatttattcacaGTTCGCTGAAAAAGCAAACTCCATCTGACCTTTCTCTACGTGACAGGTCCTGAGATAAACAGCTGACCGTGTTTTCTACTTTCACATCACAGCGTTCAGGGTAATACGCAGATCATGGAGCAGATGGATAAATATAAGACAATAACATCGTCCATTAGAATTTATGTTGAGTCAGAACCTTCTTAATTCACTAACCTCATAAAACCACGtcattaaccctctacatgatcctggggttttgtttgtgtctgtaaatcaagatctgaacattaataacagacaaatcaggtccttctgtccccgaggtcgctcctgttagcgttagcaacaggtttgattatcagggagtgggcgcttagcaacgctgtcaaaccagaggtgtgggcgggaaggggcgttaccttcaacagtctctctcctgattggctctttggttgctatgatactcacagtcagaattctaAACATGTAACTGCTCCAGGTCGTCTCTATATCTGCTGAACGCcgtgatgtcacactcagtccgtttctttataaagtctgtgGTAGAATCTGAAAAGCCTCATGTGTCACAGGCCTGAGCTCGTGTGGATCTGGAAACAGGAAATAATCTCTGGGTCTGTGCTTTTGTGAAACTTTTCAAATCAGATCTGCTCAAAGACATTTGTCGCAACGATGACTTTAAAAGACATGACCAAACCTGCCGAGGTGAGTCCTACGCACACAAggactgcacacacacacacagacacacagacagacagacagacacacacacacaccgacagaCACaccgacagacacacacaccccgactgacagacagacagacagacacacacacacacaccccgacacacacacacacacacacacacacacccacagacacacccccacagacacatacacacacacacactcattgaCCTGTGAGTGCTTGCAGCTCCATCTCACTGTggtgttatattattattatattattcagGTCACATGGACAAAATCTAATCAAAAGGCGACACGTTTTTGGAGCCAAGATATTTCGTTTCCCTCCTGGTTTCCACGGTGATAATTGTGTGTCACCAGCCCAAAAATCagattaaaaacatcacaaacatgttGTTTTTCTCCTGGCGTCTGAAACCAAGTCGTAGAATTCAACCTAATGCATTTACAAAGCAGCAGATGCaccaaataaaactgaagtgaaGACGACCTTTGACCCTGATGAATAATCTCATttagacaaaaacaacaaacatttatcTTGCCTGAATATTTACAATAATAGACCTACTTAAAgtcacagtgtgtaactttttaaccaGATACAAATactagactaaaataaaagcatatttttatttcactaaaacatataaAAGCAGATGCCTATTGTGAGtcttgcttctccacaaacctggctcttatGTGGCTTGTAGGAGGGTTCCCTCTGCTCGTCTCCTTGGGAAcgttcctttggctttaatattccacagtatggtataaaacctTTGAGCCCgactgatagtcctcctccatggcccaGCCCAGACTTCAGTCTGATGACATCCTTTACCTGCGGCGTCCACCACCAGGTTCTGGATTACCGTCACGACATTCACCGCTGACCTTACGACCAAAGCTAAAAGCGGCCGCATTgaccacagagagaacacggtCCCATCGgactccatgtccccagcctcccccaggatcagggagaagctcttctggaggtgtgagttgaaaacccccctgacagaggctCCACCAGACGATCTGAACAGACCCTCACGAAACGCTTGGACttgccaggtctgtctggcctcctcctccaccagcagaTCCAagtcaccaccaggtggtgctctacagctctgcctctctcttcacccgagtgtccggGACACACGGCCGGAGGTCAGAGACACGgcgacaaagtcgatcatcgaccttcACCCCAGGCGGTCCTGGTGTCTCTGGTGTGGGTGGTGAGCCCACAGGAGGCAAGTGTGGTTTTTTCCCCTTCATCTggtcctcgaggctcatgggagtttgccacagtccacatgtgttttgtggatctggagaaggcattcgaccgtgtccctcgtggtgtcctttggggggtgctctgggagtatggggtccggggccctttgctaagggctgtccggtccctgtatgaccagagcaggagctgtgtctctgcagtaagtcagacctgttcccggtgcatgttggactcagggctgccctttgtcaccggttctgttcattatatttatggacagaatttctaggctcagccaggggctggagggggtctggttcagggaccacaggatttcatctctgctgtttgtggatgatgttgtcctgatgcttcatcgagtcaggacctgcagcacttgGGCAGTTTGAAGCCGagtgaagtgtctgggatggaCTCACcgcccaccctgagagggtgcctcaagtggaggagttcaagtatctcggggtctttttCTCAACTGAGGGAAGGATGgggtgtgagattgacagttggatcagcgtctgcagtgatgttgtcGCTGTAtcgtccgttgtggtgaagaaggagctgagtccaaaggaaaagctctcgatttacctcagTCTATGTTCtgctctcacctatggtcatgagctctgggtaatgaccgaaaggacgagatcacggatacaagcggctgaaatgagaTTCCTCCCTCAGAGATAGGGTGagaagctcagtcacacaggagcttggagtagagccgctgctcctccacatggagaggagcagctgaggctcgggcatctgctcaggacaCCTCCTGGACGTCTCCGTggggaggtgttcatgtcccaccaggaggaggccccgggaaagACCCAGCTCACgccggagggactatgtctctctgggaAGGCCTCAGGATCCTCCCGGAGCTGCAGAGATGACATGCcgccttcagaaagttacacgaTGTTGCTTTAATTCATTGTCTAGTGTCCTGTTTGGACATCTCTTACTTTTTAAATGGCTCTGGACACAGTTTAAGCCGGTGGAGCCGGTGAATCAGAGCTGAGTGAATCGTGAATCAGGCCTGAGTGAATCGTGAATCAGAGCTGAGTGAATCGTGAATCAGAGCTGAGTGAATCGTGAATCAGAGCTGAGTGAATCGTGAATCAGGCCTGAGTGAATCGTGAATCAGGCCTGAGTGAATCGTGAATCAGGGCTGAGTGAATCGTGAATCAGAGCTGAGTGAATCGTGAATCAGAGCTGAGAGAGCCAGAGGTGGAGCGAGTCTCTTGGGGCTGAATCTCGAGTGAATGAGACGTTAAACAGCGTGAGGACAAACGTcactgtatctgtatttttactctgtctctgttttgttCTGTGAATGGAGCAGAACTGTTTGAATCAAACTGCTTCTCCAAAGGACTCGTGTGGCCTGAGGAGCCGGCTCttttgcaaaaataataaagattCTAATGACTATGATCCCTGTGGAGTTGCTTTTCTTTTATGCATAACACGGAcacttcttctgctctttgggatttttaatcataaaatgggattttaacataaaacataatcatATGTTTTAAATTTATAAATATGGATTATAGTTTTTATCCAGATATAAAACTTTTGGATATAAAAGTCCCATATTCTGCTCcgggtcagatctgagccagagaaaagaaacgatttgagagttaaagaagagatttttgttagaaaagagaatccttccttaaacaggattGAGGattgagacataatctctcccccatctacaactccatcctcagacccagaacaaacaaaggaaacaaagagaacaatcgaGCGAGCCAGTAGGCCCATTAAgcctgaaactggaaacaaaagctgttcacagtttcagtgtagttagctcctcccttcagacagatctGACTAACCTAAAGTACTTAACAAGCTCATATCTTTAAAGTGCCATAATCGTGACATGGACCTGCACGTTACTGTatcttttgtatttgtttttaaattcctgAGTTGACATCGAGCAGCAGCTTCTCCCTCTGACCCCAgacagactcacacagactgGATCTTAGAGTCACTGAGGACCCTCCACCCAGCTCCAAACATCTCCACCTCAGACACATCACGCTCAAGTGTCTCTTCACTCTGTGTTTACGACGTCGGGACTGGAGCCTTCATAAAGACGGGTTCTTAAAGGTTCTTAAAGGGTTCTTCTGTGAGGTCTGTGAAGGAAAGTGACTTATGGAggaagaatcatttggatctaAAGTGTTTCCAACGAGGCAGGAGGATGTTCTTctgaacagcgccccctgtgagTAAAGAAGGTTATAaacatgtttgtattgttttatgtgGGTAGTGCTCAAAAACATTTCCTCAAGAATCATCCAGATGAAAATGCTGACGATACAAAATGATTGAATgttctttactttttactcgAGTTATTTCACGGACCATAACTTTGTAATTCTACTTAAGttgtgtcattttgtgtttttactttggcaaaaaaaaaccaaaacactcaATCCCGTATGAAACTGTTCAGTTTCACTTTATTCCTTTTAAGGTAAAACAGTTTTACAAATGAACGTATTCTggtaacatttctgtaaataaaatataaagactTTTGGACTTtgataaaatactgtaaaatatgaaaatataacaGCAGAAACAGACGGTGATTAAACTCTGTCCAGAGCAGTGACCGTCACGTGTCCAGAGACACAAAACATGTGGAATAATAAAAACTGATGATGTTCTCCAGAGTCTCACGACCTCGATGAGCGAGAAGAACCAACGTGGAAATATTCCTCCTGTAAACAGCTCTGATGTTCTGTCCGGTCACTGGGTCAAACGCCTTGGTTCATGAAACATTCTGAGGCTTTTTGTTTGCAAGTCCAGGATGTTTCAGTAAGTCCAGGATGTTTCAGTAAGTCCAGGATGTTTCAGTAAGTCCAGGATGTTTCAGTAAGTCCAGGATGTAAATGAATCGTTGACCTGCAGAATCTCGAGGTCTTGGGATCAGAGTTTTGTTTGACACTGAGGTTTGTGTTTAGAGTCGATGAGGCACTTTAAGAGTTTAGATCAAACTAAAGATTCAGTCTGTGTGAAACGGGAACCTGTTTAACCCCGACACGGGGGCCCGCGGACACAGGGGCCCACGGACACAGGGGCCACAGACACAGGGGCCCACGGACACAGGGGCCACAGACACAGGGGCCCGCGGACACAGGGGCCACAGACACAGGGGCCCACGGACACAGGGGCCACAGACACAGGGGCCCACGGACACAGGGGCCACAGACACAGGGGCCCGCGGACACAGGGGCCCGCGGACACAGGGCCCTGCTGTGTTCGCCGCTCTCgctccacacactcacacacacacacacactggggtaaagtgtcttgctcaaagacacagtGTCTTCATCTGTGGAGCTGGACTCACCTCCagcctgtggctctgtggctctgtggctccgTGGCtcagtggctctgtggctctgtggctccgTGGCTCTGTTCGTTCTAcagattatgttttgtttttgttgagtcAAACCTCCAACCTCCAGGTCATtggacaaacactgagctcCTCCTGCTTCATGGAGCCGACTCGTAAATAAACAAACGatatcaccatgacaacagacGAGCCTCTTCACTGGAGACGAGGAAACAGCTCCACCCGTTTCACAGCGTCAGGAAAATGAAGCTCAGCTTCAATGAAATAATGAACCAGGCACTTCACACAGAACCTCAGGTCAGTTTAACTCAGGTCATTTTAACCTCAGGTCAGTTTAACCTCAGGTCAGTTTAACTTCAGGTCAGTTTAACCTCAGGTCAGTTTAACTTCAGGTCATTTTAACCCTGCCTGATTCGACACTGAAGTGAAGGTGAAACACTTTTTGTTGAACagattcattaaaaataaaataaaatgaaatttaaaaatcacagattttgtttgaaaaaaaaaaagggttaaaATCACTGAAACAGAAAACTGCAGGAAAAACAGACGAGTCTGACACGAGTGAAAACGAGGAAGAACATGACCTGAGCTCAGTGTAATGACCTGAGCTCAGTGTAATGACCTGAGCTCAGTGTAATGACCCGAGCTCAGTGTAAATGTGACTCATTCTTTGATTTAAGCTGCAGCGTTTCCTCAGGACGTTCACAActttacataaaacatatataatacataCATGTACTGTATACTCTACATACATGTATAATT is a window encoding:
- the kcng2 gene encoding potassium voltage-gated channel subfamily G member 2; translation: MYQEVAFLAGSTEHQFTSFHFNRVENPQEVSSKKGVFYKRAQLLPRPAAGDEGAAIINVGGIKYRIPWTTLEEFPLTRLGKLSSCSSEQEIMDLCDDYDGSRHEYFFDRSPSAFRTIVTFLSAGKLRLLREMCALSFQEELLYWGVEEDNLDWCCLRKLRLRQEEYKEQQRLEDEEAELTAPPSCEEAHVPGTGSEDSHSATCMKRLRDMVENPHSGIPGKIFACLSVIFVAITAVTLCVSTMPDLRAEEERGECSQKCHNIFVLETVCVGWFSLEFLLRFIQTQSKCMFLRTPLNVIDVVAILPYYITLIVDTLSVDGKKGSSGNNYLEKVGLVLRVLRALRIFYVMRLARHSLGLQTLGLTVRRCTREFGLLLLFLCVAMALFAPLVFLAESEFGAKQEFTSIPGSYWWAVISMTTVGYGDMVPRSIPGQVVALSSILSGILLMAFPVTSIFHTFSRSYVELREEQNRALRQKPDSQDSTKSQNSEDSQETDSYHGIIEPPVAHRRKSIAVLRAAELKPGT